A section of the Anabaena cylindrica PCC 7122 genome encodes:
- a CDS encoding type II toxin-antitoxin system VapC family toxin: protein MAIKSILLDTNAYTAFKRNQNEAVAIIGNVDIIVINPIILGELLGGFALGNKPEINLDELEKFMESPRVKVFPIDEKTSKYYALIYSQLRKKGKPIPTNDIWIAATAIQHNLILFTYDSDFENIENLKLGNCLADFL, encoded by the coding sequence ATGGCAATAAAATCAATCTTATTAGATACCAATGCTTATACTGCTTTTAAACGTAATCAAAATGAAGCAGTTGCAATAATTGGAAATGTAGATATTATTGTCATCAATCCCATCATCCTTGGAGAATTACTAGGAGGTTTTGCGCTAGGAAATAAACCAGAAATTAATCTTGATGAATTGGAAAAATTTATGGAATCTCCTAGAGTCAAAGTATTTCCTATAGATGAGAAAACATCAAAATATTATGCTCTCATTTATTCTCAATTACGAAAGAAAGGAAAACCTATACCTACTAATGATATTTGGATTGCAGCTACAGCAATTCAACATAATTTAATTTTATTTACTTATGATAGTGATTTTGAAAACATAGAAAATTTAAAATTAGGTAACTGTTTAGCAGATTTTCTTTAG